Proteins encoded within one genomic window of Granulicella pectinivorans:
- a CDS encoding PAS domain-containing sensor histidine kinase, with the protein MRVPLQPEPSEQSESRLRRMTDTLPAYIAYVDHDLRYVTANRMYEIQFGRTTEQVVGCKVEDVVGSAAFAVLGKHLEACLRGIPQKLEPRVETTAGPRILLVTHTPDFDAEGRVLGAIIHGYDITEQRRAEQALIESEKLAAVGRLASSIAHEINNPLESVVNLLYLIESTVRDDPGQGVLYAQIAQQELARVSQIATQTLRFFKQSTAAAVADLGETIEAVLALHQGRLHNAQIVVERRVSGIGAVLCFEGEIRQVLNNVIGNAIDSMRGTGGRLLVRSRALQNGYRITIADTGHGMDKATVDRIFEAFFTTKGIMGTGLGLWISQGIVAKHEGALRVRSSENAKHHGTVFMLFLPAA; encoded by the coding sequence TTGCGCGTTCCTCTCCAACCAGAGCCGTCCGAACAGAGCGAGTCCCGTCTGCGGCGGATGACCGACACGCTTCCGGCGTACATTGCGTACGTGGATCACGATCTGCGCTACGTCACCGCCAACCGGATGTACGAGATCCAGTTCGGCAGGACGACGGAGCAGGTCGTCGGCTGCAAGGTTGAGGATGTCGTCGGATCTGCTGCGTTCGCCGTGCTGGGGAAGCACCTGGAGGCCTGTTTAAGGGGCATCCCGCAGAAGCTTGAGCCACGCGTCGAGACGACCGCAGGACCGCGCATCCTGCTGGTGACGCATACGCCCGACTTCGACGCGGAGGGCCGCGTGCTGGGCGCCATCATTCACGGCTACGACATCACAGAGCAGCGCCGGGCGGAGCAGGCCCTGATTGAGTCCGAGAAGCTGGCCGCCGTGGGACGCCTGGCCTCGAGCATCGCGCACGAGATCAACAACCCGCTCGAATCGGTGGTGAATCTGCTGTACCTGATCGAATCGACGGTGCGCGACGATCCCGGGCAGGGGGTGCTTTATGCGCAGATTGCCCAGCAGGAGCTGGCCCGCGTGAGCCAGATCGCCACCCAGACCCTGCGGTTCTTCAAGCAGTCGACCGCTGCGGCTGTTGCCGACCTGGGCGAGACGATCGAGGCCGTGCTCGCACTGCACCAGGGCCGCCTGCACAATGCGCAGATCGTGGTGGAACGCAGGGTGAGCGGGATCGGTGCGGTGCTCTGCTTCGAGGGTGAGATTCGGCAGGTGCTGAATAACGTCATTGGCAATGCCATCGACTCCATGCGCGGAACGGGGGGCCGTCTGCTTGTTCGCTCCCGGGCTTTGCAGAACGGGTACCGCATCACCATCGCCGACACGGGCCATGGCATGGACAAGGCTACGGTGGATCGCATCTTCGAAGCGTTCTTCACCACCAAGGGGATCATGGGGACGGGGCTTGGGCTATGGATTTCGCAAGGCATCGTCGCCAAACACGAAGGCGCTCTGCGCGTTCGCAGCAGCGAAAACGCCAAGCATCACGGCACGGTCTTTATGCTCTTCCTGCCAGCCGCCTAG
- a CDS encoding prolyl oligopeptidase family serine peptidase — MFNTRLRSSSAVFALSLASFAAASAQEYTPLQTEQPEKYQWLEDVSSARSMEWVKAENARSAAVLEADPRYAGMQADALKVLESPDRLAYPDQRGEMIYNQWQDAQHVRGLLRKTTQADYLTAQPHWQTVIDYDALGKADHEKWVGHGMSCLYPGTGLCLAVLSAGGEDATTEREFDLRTSKFVAGGFALPKSKQSVAWEDANTLLVARDWGPGTMTKSGYAFVVKRWKRGTPLESAVEVYRGTENDISASAFVLHDAQGHTVTLANRGINFFEAEISLLTPKGTQKLGLPGKCEIDGLLDGHVIVTLNEDWKPAGLDRTFAQGSVVAMDLDAVKKDPAHLKPTIVFQPTAQEFSQEVSVTRTKLLLTTLEHVQGRAYVYRVSKSGAWTRTKLAVPDNQSVSIASTNEADDTFYLQLSGFLTPSSLQFGDASTGSLVLAKSLPAQFDASKMTVEQLEATSKDGTKVPYFVVHGKDMKYDGSNPTLMGAYGGFQVSETPTYSAITGKLWLEHGGVYVLANIRGGGEFGPAWHEAGLKTHRQRIYDDFAAVGEDLIARKITTPRRLGIVGDSNGGLLMGVEMTQHPKLWNAVVIQVPLLDMLRFEQIAAGASWVGEYGTVSKPDERKFLGSISPYNQLRPDVTYPEPLIFTTTKDDRVGPVHARKFAARMEEFHQPFFYQEITEGGHGAGADLKEQAGTRATQFIYLTRKLMD, encoded by the coding sequence TTGTTCAACACGCGTCTTCGTTCGTCCTCCGCTGTCTTTGCGCTCTCGCTTGCCAGCTTCGCCGCCGCTTCCGCCCAAGAGTACACCCCTTTGCAGACCGAACAGCCCGAGAAGTACCAGTGGCTGGAGGACGTCTCCAGTGCGCGCTCCATGGAGTGGGTGAAGGCGGAGAACGCCCGCTCCGCCGCAGTGCTCGAGGCCGATCCGCGCTACGCCGGCATGCAGGCCGATGCTCTGAAGGTGCTCGAATCGCCCGATCGTCTGGCCTATCCGGACCAGCGTGGCGAGATGATCTACAACCAGTGGCAGGACGCCCAGCATGTCCGCGGCCTGCTCCGCAAGACCACCCAGGCCGACTACCTGACGGCGCAGCCGCACTGGCAGACTGTGATCGACTACGACGCGCTGGGCAAGGCCGACCACGAAAAGTGGGTGGGACACGGCATGAGCTGCCTTTATCCCGGCACCGGACTTTGCCTGGCTGTACTCTCGGCCGGCGGCGAGGACGCGACGACCGAGCGGGAGTTCGATCTGCGTACGAGCAAGTTTGTCGCCGGCGGATTCGCCTTGCCAAAGAGCAAACAGAGCGTCGCCTGGGAAGACGCCAATACTCTGCTGGTAGCACGCGACTGGGGCCCGGGGACGATGACCAAGTCCGGTTATGCCTTTGTCGTGAAGCGCTGGAAGCGTGGGACACCGCTCGAAAGCGCCGTCGAGGTCTATCGCGGCACCGAGAACGACATCAGCGCATCCGCCTTCGTGCTGCACGACGCGCAGGGGCATACCGTGACTCTCGCCAATCGCGGCATCAACTTCTTCGAGGCGGAGATATCCCTGCTGACCCCCAAGGGCACACAGAAGCTTGGTCTCCCCGGCAAGTGCGAGATCGACGGCTTGCTGGACGGACACGTCATCGTCACCCTCAACGAGGACTGGAAGCCCGCCGGATTGGACAGGACCTTTGCGCAGGGCTCCGTGGTCGCCATGGACCTCGATGCCGTCAAGAAGGACCCCGCACACCTGAAACCCACCATCGTCTTCCAGCCCACCGCCCAGGAGTTCTCACAGGAGGTCTCCGTTACCCGTACGAAGCTTCTTCTGACGACGCTCGAACATGTCCAGGGCCGCGCCTATGTCTACAGGGTCTCGAAGTCCGGCGCGTGGACCCGTACCAAGCTCGCCGTTCCCGACAATCAGTCCGTTTCCATCGCCTCCACCAACGAGGCGGACGACACGTTTTACCTGCAACTCAGTGGCTTTCTGACGCCCTCATCGCTCCAGTTCGGCGACGCTTCCACGGGATCGCTGGTGCTGGCCAAGAGCCTGCCCGCCCAGTTCGACGCCTCGAAGATGACGGTCGAGCAGCTCGAGGCCACGTCGAAGGACGGCACCAAGGTTCCCTACTTCGTCGTACACGGCAAGGACATGAAGTACGACGGCTCCAACCCGACACTGATGGGCGCGTACGGCGGCTTCCAGGTCTCGGAGACCCCTACCTACTCGGCCATCACGGGCAAGCTGTGGCTGGAGCATGGCGGCGTCTACGTACTGGCCAACATCCGTGGCGGCGGCGAGTTCGGCCCGGCCTGGCATGAGGCCGGACTGAAGACCCACCGGCAGCGCATCTACGACGATTTTGCTGCCGTGGGCGAAGACCTGATCGCGCGCAAAATCACCACGCCACGGCGTCTCGGCATCGTGGGCGACTCAAATGGCGGCCTGCTGATGGGCGTGGAGATGACCCAGCACCCAAAGCTCTGGAACGCGGTGGTGATCCAGGTGCCTCTGCTCGATATGCTGCGTTTTGAACAGATTGCAGCCGGAGCTTCGTGGGTCGGGGAGTACGGCACGGTCTCGAAGCCGGACGAACGGAAGTTCCTCGGATCGATCTCGCCATACAACCAGCTTCGTCCGGATGTTACTTATCCTGAACCACTTATCTTCACAACAACCAAGGATGACCGCGTCGGGCCGGTGCATGCTCGCAAGTTCGCTGCGCGCATGGAGGAGTTTCATCAACCGTTCTTTTATCAGGAGATCACCGAAGGAGGGCACGGTGCGGGTGCGGATTTGAAGGAGCAGGCAGGGACGCGGGCGACGCAGTTCATCTACCTGACGCGCAAGCTGATGGACTGA
- a CDS encoding methyltransferase domain-containing protein: MKRLWILVFACLLVLPLHAQQERPSSTPYAGDLSIFEYPDRDKKLQIDRVMDLLGIRPGKNVADLGAGSGWFTVRAARRVGPHGTVFAEDINPQSIRYIDERAKKENLTNVKTVLGTPDDPRLPQASVDALLMLKVYHEIAHAIPVMKALHASLRPDGVIGIIDRNGRGDDHGLNRDVVIREMKEAGYKLSASFDFTKADGQDYFLIFRQTPVSLRR, encoded by the coding sequence ATGAAGCGTCTATGGATTCTCGTCTTCGCCTGTTTGCTTGTCCTACCGCTCCACGCGCAGCAGGAGAGACCCTCCAGCACGCCATACGCGGGCGACCTCTCCATCTTCGAGTACCCGGACCGCGACAAGAAACTGCAGATCGACCGCGTGATGGATCTCTTGGGTATTCGTCCGGGTAAGAATGTCGCGGACCTGGGTGCGGGGTCGGGCTGGTTTACGGTCCGCGCGGCGCGCCGCGTGGGGCCGCACGGGACCGTCTTCGCCGAAGACATCAACCCCCAGTCCATCCGGTACATCGACGAGCGGGCGAAGAAGGAAAACCTGACCAACGTGAAGACCGTGCTGGGTACACCGGACGATCCAAGACTTCCGCAGGCGAGTGTAGACGCTCTTCTGATGCTGAAGGTGTACCACGAGATCGCACATGCGATCCCTGTGATGAAAGCTCTGCATGCGTCCTTGCGACCGGATGGGGTGATCGGAATCATCGACCGCAACGGCAGGGGCGACGATCATGGGCTGAACCGGGATGTGGTCATCCGTGAGATGAAGGAGGCCGGCTACAAGCTCTCCGCCAGCTTCGACTTCACCAAGGCCGATGGCCAGGACTACTTTCTGATCTTCAGGCAGACGCCAGTTTCGCTGCGGAGGTAA
- a CDS encoding thioredoxin family protein: protein MPVIRACPHCGQKNRTVAKHLADTGRCGACKGELPALAEPLAADTALFDEVLRESPVPVLVDFWAAWCGPCRSAAPEVAKAAKEMAGKAIVLKVDTEAHPDLAARYQVQGIPNFVVLLRGRTMMQQAGLVDHQQMERWLTSAAKLASA, encoded by the coding sequence ATGCCCGTCATCCGCGCTTGTCCGCATTGTGGTCAGAAGAACCGTACCGTCGCCAAGCACCTCGCCGATACAGGCCGGTGCGGCGCCTGCAAGGGAGAGCTGCCTGCCCTGGCCGAGCCGCTTGCCGCCGATACCGCGCTCTTCGATGAAGTACTTCGCGAGTCGCCAGTGCCGGTTCTCGTCGACTTTTGGGCGGCGTGGTGCGGGCCGTGCCGTTCGGCAGCCCCGGAGGTCGCGAAGGCCGCCAAGGAGATGGCCGGTAAGGCTATTGTGCTGAAGGTCGACACCGAGGCGCATCCAGACCTCGCCGCACGATACCAGGTGCAGGGGATTCCAAACTTCGTGGTGCTTCTGCGTGGACGCACGATGATGCAGCAGGCTGGTCTCGTCGACCACCAGCAGATGGAGCGGTGGCTTACCTCCGCAGCGAAACTGGCGTCTGCCTGA
- a CDS encoding type II toxin-antitoxin system VapC family toxin translates to MSGFLHDTNIPSETIRPHPDADVMQWRSSQSDKDLFLSVISIGELREGIALLTQGRKRNETELWFRNDLIRHFENRLLPVTHPIAERWKILTAERRLRGVPLHPADGQIAATALEHTLHLVTRNVKDFVHLGDSLFNPWE, encoded by the coding sequence TTGAGCGGGTTTCTACACGATACAAATATTCCGTCGGAGACTATCCGTCCGCATCCCGATGCGGACGTGATGCAATGGCGATCGAGCCAATCGGATAAAGATCTTTTTCTAAGTGTGATCTCCATCGGTGAGCTGCGAGAAGGAATCGCACTTCTGACGCAGGGCAGAAAACGCAACGAAACCGAACTCTGGTTTCGAAACGATCTGATTCGCCACTTCGAAAATCGTCTTCTGCCCGTCACGCATCCCATTGCTGAGAGGTGGAAAATCTTGACTGCAGAACGCCGGCTGCGCGGAGTTCCCCTGCATCCAGCAGACGGCCAGATCGCCGCCACAGCCCTTGAACACACTCTGCACCTCGTCACGCGGAATGTGAAGGACTTCGTGCATCTCGGCGATTCTCTTTTCAATCCATGGGAGTAG
- a CDS encoding DsbA family protein yields MNRRLLTAAFALSLFTGVTTASAQSSAPENTGNNFKDTSLLKPPAGSRVAIIEFEDLECPACARAFPMVHAAVDHYKIPLQRHDFPLAMHVWSFDAAVNARYLQDKVSPSLAEEYRRAVFASQTAIASKDDLSNFTRKFFQSHGTAMPFVIDPTGQFTREVKADFAIGERIGISQTPTIWVVTANHWTQITDPTLLYQTIDAALAETAPRSGAKTVARHK; encoded by the coding sequence ATGAACCGTCGCCTGCTCACCGCCGCCTTCGCCCTTAGCCTGTTTACCGGTGTCACCACAGCCTCCGCGCAGAGCTCCGCGCCGGAGAACACGGGCAACAACTTCAAGGACACTTCCCTGCTGAAGCCGCCCGCAGGCTCGCGCGTCGCGATCATCGAGTTTGAAGACCTGGAGTGCCCGGCGTGCGCCCGGGCGTTTCCGATGGTCCATGCCGCGGTCGATCACTACAAGATCCCGTTGCAGCGGCACGACTTCCCGCTCGCGATGCACGTCTGGAGCTTCGACGCCGCCGTGAACGCGCGTTATCTGCAGGACAAGGTCAGCCCGTCGCTCGCCGAGGAGTACCGCCGCGCGGTCTTCGCGTCGCAGACCGCAATCGCCAGCAAGGACGATCTGAGCAACTTCACGCGGAAGTTCTTCCAGTCCCACGGCACCGCAATGCCATTTGTCATCGACCCAACCGGCCAGTTCACGAGAGAAGTGAAGGCGGACTTCGCGATCGGCGAGCGGATCGGCATCTCCCAGACCCCGACGATCTGGGTCGTGACGGCGAACCACTGGACCCAGATTACCGATCCGACACTGCTCTATCAGACCATCGACGCCGCACTGGCGGAGACGGCTCCCAGGTCCGGAGCAAAGACGGTAGCCAGGCACAAGTAA
- a CDS encoding TolC family protein — MRQPLAGSENRRTMTLNLFSRTFLGASLALPLTLAAQDHASLTTNLYLVNAKSGSSSSTDARPDSLPQAPSAIPPSDSSRTVGGTVIPRATDGALALSLDDAIAFGMKNNYQLEALRSEDRQVRGAILTAENALLPSLTASARTATQEINLAAMGFKPASLAAFGLPAGSIHTIVKVDTTAAQLNLDQTVFNVPTYYLFRASQKAAQATNLGVLNGRGSVTLAIGSAYLKALADTAQIADAQALLKADEVAYNQAKLSHDAGVSPNIDVLRTQVQFQQQQQALISAENTFAKDKIALNRLMGLPAGQELNLTDTVPYADLAELPLADALSLAYTRRKDLLMLEAEVKATEVQRKASRYEYMPTVAVNGYYGVLGETRGLYHGVFNAQGTLKIPIFKEAQFRGEREVADAQLISLRQQIQSLHVTIEQQIRSAMLDVESTAQQVKVAQSNEALAKEELDEVTQRFKAGVDDSLPVVRAQATLADAQNRLISTTFQNNQAKLQLARNTGVVETQYRQYLNR; from the coding sequence ATGCGGCAGCCCCTTGCGGGCTCCGAAAACCGGCGGACGATGACTCTGAACCTCTTTTCCCGCACCTTCCTGGGAGCCTCTCTTGCGCTGCCCCTCACGCTGGCGGCGCAGGATCACGCCTCCCTGACAACGAACCTCTACCTCGTCAATGCGAAGTCCGGTTCCAGCAGCAGCACCGACGCGCGACCGGATTCGCTCCCGCAGGCGCCCAGCGCCATTCCGCCCTCCGATTCCTCGCGGACCGTTGGCGGAACCGTGATTCCCCGCGCCACGGACGGTGCGCTCGCTCTGTCGCTCGACGACGCCATCGCTTTCGGGATGAAGAACAACTATCAGCTCGAGGCGCTGCGCAGCGAAGACCGCCAGGTCCGCGGTGCCATTCTGACGGCTGAGAACGCGCTTCTGCCTTCGCTGACGGCCAGCGCCCGCACTGCCACGCAGGAGATCAACCTGGCCGCCATGGGCTTCAAACCGGCCAGCCTGGCCGCTTTCGGCCTCCCGGCGGGCAGCATCCACACGATCGTCAAGGTCGATACCACGGCCGCGCAGTTGAACCTTGACCAGACGGTCTTCAACGTGCCCACCTATTACCTCTTCCGCGCCTCACAGAAGGCCGCGCAAGCCACGAACCTTGGGGTGCTCAACGGTCGCGGTTCGGTCACGCTCGCCATCGGCAGCGCGTACCTGAAGGCTCTGGCCGATACCGCGCAGATTGCCGATGCGCAGGCCCTGCTCAAAGCCGATGAGGTCGCTTACAACCAGGCGAAGCTCTCGCACGATGCGGGCGTCAGCCCCAATATCGACGTACTGCGCACCCAGGTGCAGTTTCAGCAGCAACAGCAGGCACTGATCTCGGCGGAAAATACCTTCGCGAAGGACAAAATTGCCCTGAACCGGCTGATGGGTCTCCCCGCCGGGCAGGAGCTGAACCTGACCGATACGGTTCCTTACGCGGATCTCGCCGAACTTCCCCTGGCCGATGCACTCTCGCTCGCCTACACGCGGCGCAAAGACCTTTTGATGCTGGAAGCCGAGGTCAAGGCGACCGAGGTGCAGCGCAAAGCCTCGCGCTACGAATACATGCCCACCGTCGCCGTAAACGGCTACTACGGCGTGCTGGGCGAGACGCGCGGTCTCTACCATGGCGTCTTCAACGCGCAGGGCACGCTCAAGATTCCGATCTTCAAAGAGGCCCAGTTCCGCGGTGAGCGTGAGGTTGCCGATGCGCAGCTCATCAGCCTTCGCCAGCAGATCCAGTCGCTGCATGTGACGATCGAGCAGCAGATCCGGTCCGCGATGCTGGACGTCGAGTCCACCGCGCAGCAGGTCAAGGTCGCGCAGAGCAACGAAGCCCTCGCGAAAGAGGAGCTCGATGAGGTTACCCAGCGCTTCAAGGCCGGCGTCGACGACAGCCTTCCCGTCGTCCGCGCGCAGGCCACCCTGGCCGATGCCCAGAACCGACTTATCTCGACGACCTTCCAGAACAACCAGGCGAAGCTCCAGCTCGCCCGCAACACCGGGGTGGTCGAAACGCAGTACCGTCAATACCTCAACCGGTAG
- a CDS encoding MFS transporter, with amino-acid sequence MADGEKRAELKAAGAFYSKDFVLYQVARLLVILGAEAQSVAVAWHVYQITHSALDLGYTGLALFLPGIVFVLPAGHVADRYDRKRVILSCYTLQTICSAMLLYLGLHANDHIWPIYLVLFGIGTGRAFSGPAASALLPSLVAKENFVNAITWGATIFQIANIIGPAFGGLLFALRFHGSLVQWTGAPVVYLFTLLMLCCFLVLVSMIHPRPVPQIQKAFSLRTMLVGLEYVWNSKLLLGSISLDLFAVLLGGAVALLPIFSQEILHAGPRGLGLLRAMPSIGALTVSILLTIRPVQRSAGKIMLICVAIFGAATVVFGLSKSLWVSIVALILIGASDMVSVVIRSSILQLATPPEMRGRVSAVNWLFVGASNEFGEFESGVTAQWWGAVRAVVIGGMASLVVTGASSILFPQLRRADKLTAESLMESNWEQAIAEPVD; translated from the coding sequence ATGGCGGATGGTGAGAAACGAGCAGAGTTGAAGGCCGCAGGGGCCTTCTATTCGAAAGACTTTGTGCTCTACCAGGTCGCCCGTCTTTTGGTGATCCTGGGTGCTGAGGCGCAGTCGGTGGCGGTCGCCTGGCACGTCTACCAGATCACCCACTCCGCGCTCGATCTCGGCTACACCGGCCTTGCGCTCTTCCTGCCCGGCATCGTCTTCGTACTGCCTGCGGGGCACGTTGCGGACCGCTACGACCGCAAACGCGTCATCCTCTCCTGCTACACGCTCCAGACCATCTGCTCGGCGATGCTCCTGTATCTGGGGCTCCATGCGAACGACCATATCTGGCCGATCTACCTTGTGCTCTTCGGCATCGGCACGGGCCGGGCCTTCAGCGGGCCTGCCGCCAGCGCGCTTCTGCCCTCGCTGGTCGCCAAGGAGAACTTCGTCAACGCCATCACCTGGGGCGCGACCATCTTTCAGATCGCCAACATCATCGGGCCAGCCTTCGGTGGCCTTCTGTTCGCCCTTCGCTTCCACGGATCGCTCGTGCAGTGGACCGGCGCGCCGGTCGTCTACCTGTTCACGCTTCTCATGCTGTGCTGCTTCCTGGTGCTGGTCAGCATGATCCACCCGCGCCCTGTACCGCAGATCCAGAAGGCCTTCAGCCTTCGCACCATGCTCGTCGGTCTCGAGTATGTGTGGAACTCGAAGCTCCTGCTCGGCTCCATCTCGCTCGATCTCTTTGCCGTACTCCTGGGCGGCGCGGTCGCGCTTCTTCCCATCTTCTCGCAGGAGATCCTGCACGCCGGGCCGCGCGGTCTTGGGCTTCTGCGTGCCATGCCTTCCATCGGGGCGCTGACGGTTTCGATCCTCTTGACCATCCGGCCCGTGCAGCGCTCCGCCGGAAAGATCATGCTGATCTGTGTCGCGATCTTCGGAGCGGCGACGGTGGTCTTCGGCCTGTCGAAGAGCCTGTGGGTTTCGATCGTAGCGCTCATCCTCATCGGTGCCAGCGACATGGTCTCGGTGGTTATCCGTTCGAGCATCCTCCAACTCGCTACGCCGCCCGAGATGCGTGGCCGCGTCTCCGCGGTGAACTGGCTGTTTGTCGGCGCGTCGAACGAGTTCGGCGAGTTCGAGTCCGGTGTCACTGCACAGTGGTGGGGGGCCGTCCGCGCGGTCGTCATCGGCGGCATGGCCTCGCTGGTGGTCACCGGCGCATCCAGTATTCTGTTTCCGCAACTTCGTCGTGCCGATAAGCTGACCGCGGAGAGCCTGATGGAATCCAACTGGGAGCAGGCCATCGCCGAACCGGTCGATTGA
- a CDS encoding bifunctional 5,10-methylenetetrahydrofolate dehydrogenase/5,10-methenyltetrahydrofolate cyclohydrolase, whose translation METKITTPRLLDGIAIAAGIKTEVAAEVRSLGLQGVTPGLAVILVGNVAASEIYVRSKVKTCGELGIYSEMLTPPDSITTDEMLELIAKLNDRNDIDGILIQLPLPSHVDTRRLLEAVDPSKDVDGFHPINAGRLLAEGYSGSTSSKSGKLALAPCTPAGIMEILRRSDIEIAGKNAVVLGRSDIVGKPAASMLINASATVTVCHSRTKDLAKYTREADILVAAIGRPGFVTAEMVKPGATLIDVGINRVTDAAEVEGFFPGNEARAALFAKRGSVVVGDIHPAAFAISGAYTPVPGGVGALTIAMLMQNTVTAAKARRG comes from the coding sequence ATGGAAACGAAGATCACCACCCCCCGCCTCCTCGATGGCATCGCCATCGCCGCCGGTATCAAGACCGAAGTCGCCGCCGAGGTCCGTTCGTTGGGCCTTCAGGGCGTTACGCCCGGATTGGCCGTTATCCTCGTCGGAAATGTCGCCGCGTCGGAGATCTACGTTCGCTCGAAGGTGAAGACCTGCGGTGAGTTGGGCATCTACTCCGAGATGCTGACGCCGCCCGACAGCATCACGACGGACGAGATGCTGGAGCTGATCGCGAAGCTGAACGATCGCAACGACATCGACGGAATCCTGATTCAGCTTCCGCTGCCCTCGCATGTGGACACGCGGCGTCTGCTGGAAGCGGTCGATCCGTCGAAGGATGTCGACGGCTTCCACCCGATCAATGCTGGACGTCTGCTGGCCGAGGGATATTCGGGGAGCACGTCGTCGAAGTCTGGCAAGCTGGCGCTCGCGCCATGCACTCCGGCTGGGATTATGGAGATTCTCAGGCGCTCGGACATTGAAATCGCGGGCAAGAACGCCGTGGTGCTGGGCCGCTCGGACATTGTGGGCAAGCCTGCCGCTTCGATGCTGATCAATGCTTCGGCCACGGTGACGGTATGCCATAGCCGCACGAAGGATCTGGCGAAGTACACGCGGGAGGCGGATATCCTGGTCGCGGCGATTGGCCGTCCGGGGTTTGTGACCGCAGAGATGGTGAAACCGGGAGCGACGCTGATCGATGTGGGCATCAACCGCGTGACGGATGCGGCCGAGGTGGAAGGCTTCTTCCCGGGGAATGAGGCTCGGGCAGCCCTATTCGCCAAGCGTGGTTCGGTGGTGGTGGGCGATATTCATCCCGCGGCGTTTGCGATTTCGGGCGCGTATACGCCGGTTCCGGGCGGCGTGGGGGCCTTGACGATTGCGATGTTGATGCAAAATACGGTCACTGCCGCCAAGGCTCGGCGAGGGTAG